DNA from Daucus carota subsp. sativus chromosome 1, DH1 v3.0, whole genome shotgun sequence:
GCTATCTTGGCAGTAACAGCCAGTATCAGCGACTTACAGACCATTACATTGTTACCATCCATATCTCCGTCAATCATTGTACCATAAAATTCTGATGCCAACATAAAAAAGTTCCAAGATAATTCATAATTCTTCTCCTTACCAGTTCTCAGCCCAATATTCCATGACTGCACAGCAAACCAGTTCCGCTCCCGTGTCCCAACCTCACCTTTCCCAAAGAAGCTATCAGCTCCAAGCTCAGATAAGCGAGCATGAGCTTGTTTCATGTACTTGAGGACATCGGAATCATGAAGAGGATCTTGACTGATAATTGTGACAAGAGTACGAAGAACGACAACTTCAGTTGTTGGCATAGACTTTCCCGAAGAGTAAAATTTTAGGAGCACAGATAGAGAGGCAACAGCAACAGGAAGTGCATGACAAGCAACTGCTTCATGGGCTGAGAGGGAGAGGAAGTCAGGACTGAAGTCTAGGCAAGCCGGCATCGATTGAACTTGAGTAACAGCCTTATCATGCTCAATCTTTTGTAGGTAGATCTTAAACtgcacatataaaaaatattatcagtTCAGCAAAACCATGATATTGGTAATATAGTTGTACCCGTGATACTTGTTTGCCAAACTAGTTTTGGGGGGCAGAGAGAGAACCTTTAGAAATGCACAGGCTATGTTGGGTTCAAGCTGTGAGATGATTAAAGAACATAAAGTGAGATACAGaacttatattaatatattataaatatgtaaattcAGATGTTGAAATTATTCTTAGAAGACTGTATTTTGTACCTTTTCAGCTTCATCAATATACTCCTCTGCTTGTTTTAACTTGGAAAGACCTAGATGACAAAGGCAAAGAACTCTGAAACCCTTCGCTCGAAGAATTCTGTTCTCTGTATTATGAGGGACATAAAGCAGGGACTTTTCAAACATCTCAGCACTGGTCTCGTAATCTTTGAATCTAAAGTGATCTGCAGCACTGCAGAACATAGTAAACTGTTTATGTTGTATACAGAGATGAACCTATAATGTCTTCTGCTCAAATCAGGTTGAACCAAACTTTTGATAAGAATACAGAAGCTATAAACATTATACAACCTTAAATCGAAAGATACATATGCTGCACTACTAAGCTTTTTTTGTATCACTTTGTAAACCTCAGATGTCTATTGCACAAAAATATAaccatatattaatttaaacagCACCCTTTCAGTTTCCAGGTGCTTACACCACAGATAATGTCATCCTATAAATTCCCCAGCATATTTGATGTACAACCATTCCAACAGGCAACAGTCCAAACTAGCAactatttaaaaagatataccATCTGCATTTTATCTTCTGCCAGTATATTGGACTTGTCTTAACAATGTAATTTCCATTTTAATGGCCTAATCATTATTATTGTGTCAAAATGGATGGTTTTATGCAATCTTATTGAGACCAAACATCTATCTACAGATAAAATTTTAACCTATAATCTGTTTTTATGCAGTCATTAGCCAAAGAGCAAATTTGTGATATACTTTATGTTGCACTATCTATTGACCAAATTATAGTGTTTAAACTTTTAACCTATAAAATTCATAGGCAAAACTACGAGCTAGATGCATAACGATATCCAATAAACCCAATTAAGTTGCTCAGTACCAAAAAAAACTGaccaattccaaagcaaagaaTGCATTACAGTCCGCTCCTTGGCAGCATCTCCAGCAAAGAGAGCAACGACCCTGTCATCGGAGACAAGCTCAGCCACCACCTTCGCTCTCACCTTTGACCCCTCACTGCCAACACCATCACCAAGAACTCTATGAACCACTCTAGTGGCTGCACCTGCACTTACATGACATCTCCCTAAAAGTCCTAAGAAAATTCCCTTCGCTGTCTCGGCTCCTGCTGTTCCAACTGCCTGAAAGTAAAACTCCACAGCTGACACCCAAACAGCTTCTGGAATCCCCTTATTTACCACCATACCTCTCAATTCCTTCTCCGCTTCTTCAAACCTCCCTACCCCCAACCAAGCTTTCATAGCCAAGACACTCAAACTCGGATGATTATCACTATCTCCATCGCCatctctcaaaaccctaacaCACTTCAAAACACTCTCAAAATCATCCGTCTGCAAATGTGATGCAGCCATGAATCTCAATGTCTTCGATTTCAATTCCTTCAAACCTAGTGATTCATTAGACCTCTTCACAATCCTCAATCCTTTTTCACACAAATCCAACGCTTCGTTCATGAGTTTCAAAGCATCAGCAACACTAGAAATTTCATTTTTAGCTAGAATCGTCTTTCCAAATATTAAGTACTGATTCGCTAATGCACAATAATTCTCAGCTAATCCAAATAACACGGTTTTCGATCGATTAAGCAACGCAATCGCTATATTGCGATCTGCCACTTCCCAAGCCGTTCGAGACCGTGCAATATTCAAATTCAATAGAAGCTTACGCTCTTCCGGATCAGAAATTGAAGCTATATCAATACTCGAGATAAGATGAGTAGCTTTCTCGAAACAAGAGCTAGCGGGATCAAACTTACGAAGATCATGCCAAATCACGCCAGTTTTGTAGAAGAATGAAGCTGACTTGAACGCCGGAGAAGGAATTTCGGTAACATCGGCGGCGAGAAACAGTAGATCGGCGGATACTTGGCGGAGCTTTGCGTGCTCGTCGTTCAACTTAACGCCTGAAGCGTTGGAGAGATCGACACAGGCGTTCCAGAGGCGATAACTGAGTTTCCATACGTGGAGCTTCAGTGAGTTGGAGAATGGAGAGAGCGATTTGAGCTGAGTGAGGCTGAGTCGGAGATCATCAGAAGAGAGAGTCGCTGGTGGCGATTGAGACTCTAGGAGTTTGATTGACGATTCAATCTGCGATAGGAGATGAGATTGAGGATCGCCGGGGCTTGACCGGATCTCAGGCGACGATATCTCCGCTATTCTCATTGTTACTTTTTTGGTgggaaatttgaaattttatcaaCTTGTGACCGcggttggttataatcgttggctaaattaaacttgtaagagcatctccaaccattgaacgcccttagctaaaaggtgagttggcatactataaataaaaaattttagccaacagctcgaaaaactcaTACTCCAACCACACCGagttgttgtctataattttagccaacctcctatggatggctaaatttgtcgaacctctacaggtctgtaagaaaatctgtaggaagattgcacatcatttattaccatattgaactgatatattctatgttaacaatttaaaatattaataacatactatttttaaattatagccaatcaatatagtcaGTACCATTGTAGCAAAATGTCtcacaggttcagcaaattttacataatgtcttacagatgcaatttagccaacgattatagccaacgtcgacgttggctataatcgttggctaaattgcatctgtaagacattatgtaaaatttgctgaacctgtgaGACATTTTGCTACAATGGTACtgactatattgattggctataatttaaaaatagtatgttattaatattttaaattgttaacatagaatatatcagttcaatatggtaataaatgatgtgcaatcttcctacagattttcttacagacctgtagaggttcgacaaatttagccatccataggaggttggctaaatttatagacaacagctcatcatggttggagttcagtttttggagctgttggctaaatctttttattttaagtatgccaattcaccttttagctaagggtttttgATGGTTGGAGATGGTCGAACCTcttctgtaagaaaatctgtaggaagattgtacatcattttattatcatattaaactgatatattctattttaacaatttaaaatattaataacatactatttttaaattatagccaaccaatatagccagtaccattgaagcaaaatgtcctACAGGTTCACCAAATTTTAcctaatgtcttacaggtccaatttagccaacgattatagccaacgccgttggaaaTGCTCTAAGACATcaggtaaaatttgctgaaactgtaagacattgtacttcaatggtattTGCTTATATTGGtaggttataatttaaaaatggaatgttattaatactccctccatcccaaaatacttgtcacatttctatttttgttggtcaaattgactaagttttgaccaaagatgataagctcattattttaaaaaactgaaaattacatcttaaagtagattaaaagttatttccggtgacatttttcatttattttgtcaattgataaaatattaataaatttcagtcaaactttagtcaatttgaccggcacaaaaccaaatgtgacaagtATTTtgtgacggagggagtattttagtttgttaaaatagaatatatcagtttaatatggtaataaatgatgtgcaatcatcaTACAGATTTCTTAAAgatctgtagaggttcgacaaatatagtcatccataggaggttggctaaaattatagacaacaggttcacgtggttggagtatgattttttcaacaagttagctaaattttttatatttggaatgtcaactcactttttagctatggggtttgtatggttggagatgctctaattggGGCTTGGGGGTGCTCCTTCGCAGTCAGAATTTCAGGGACGGATTAATCCGCTTATAATTTATGAGcagttggatgaatatccatcgacccaaattataatcaatttttGTATACGTTGAGCATTTTTTAAGCGCTGAATGGAACTTGTCCAGCGTTTTTTAATCGTTAACCTCGTCCAGTGGTTAAAAAGAGGTGGATgcactatatttttattataatctgAGTCGCTGGATATTCATGCAACGATCCAAAAATCATATGTCCGTTAAGCAAGTCCCTAAAGGTCACTTCAACCCATAACTATTATACAGAGCTTTTCAATCATAACTATTATACAGAGCCTTTCAATCAGTTTTAagtcggttgtttaaattgttTCTAACTCGTTAAAAAATGTCCGCACTTGtatgaaatcaaaaataaatgagaaactgatttaaattcaaaattctgtttaagatatatttttatttaattttttaaagcctcttttaaaaaaattaatcataattatttttatatgaattgtTACATTTATAATAAATCATAAGGTATTCATAAgtcaaatcaatatacttatataaaggagaagcgaggggcgtgtaggtggcgcctctcacatcgctccgttctatttttctatttttctggaattttcggatgaaaaatatcaaaaattagaactgccttttttagtttcggatatattagaattagaagtaagtttcagaatctgattttgtttcagattatttatggaatatagcaacttgaaagttttaatctgattttgtttcagattatttaattatgggaaagagtagcacacaagtctctctgcacctataaataccccctaTAGGTTGtcgggttttggatcatctaaacacaactcactctctctcaataccacaatccTAACTctttctggtgatagttctcttgctcgatttctaactcggtggtgccaggtagttatagaccgctatgtgggagtcgacaaatccaaatacgggataagaatatagtcttgacatgatattgatggatgatatcgataaattaactattagtgatgtatgtttgttggttattcttttataatatttattttgttcattggacatatttgttgttgttaattttttatatgatttacattGTACACgggaaatattattcatgcattatctgtttgctccgttcaagcaacttttaagtgaagactgtccatgcaatattaaaaaaataaaggttgttataatggagggtagttatagaccgctatatcACGGAtctaagttagatgtttttgtgcacaatcaatccaaaaaaatcggagGAAGGTgataatgtaagaacatgatttcttttcaaaaaaaaaaacacaaataaaattaaaattcgtcgtgttttaaattgttaatcacgtgtagaaatttattttcattttttcaccatgaattatagttcaatattacaattttatatattagtattggtattacatcaagatttttataatataaaatttatttaatcctacaaatattaatttttaatcattaatatattttttatagaccgccataatattattgcattctacaaatattaatattgaatcattaatataatttttataggccgccgcaacgcgcggcttctcaactagtttatcTAAATAGACATTCCTAACTCCTAGCTTATCATTAAGAGCCCGTTTGGCTGAATTTATGATGATTTGATAAGCTGAGAGTTCAAGATAAATCGcggataaaaagaaaaaagaaagaaaagattgATTTGAGGGGGAGGAAAATGACAGTAGACTCCTTTTTGCTCTAAACTCAGAAACATGGAACCATGGAGGATGTTATGTGGCAGATGCTCCGGTTTTGAAAGCATTGTGATTAACCAACGGCTCGCTACATATTAATCATGCTACACTATCTCTTCTTGCTGACTGCTGAGGTTTAGGCACCAGGCATCTGATCAGAGCAATTAGGCTATCCTGGTCCGTCCATGCATACATGATATATAGTACTAACAAATAGCTGGACTAACAAATACAAAAACAGTGCATGTATCAAAAGTTCATAGCATCGTCTTGCACAACAAACTAATAAACAACAttgttttttatgtttatgatttttttggtCTTTTTTTTTAGTGCTAAACTGAATTATACAGAAACATCCATAAAGGTTAAGACTAAAAGTTAAACAGGAACTTAATCAGAGGTTTGCAATGTCTACAACCTAGTGAAGATACGGAGCCTGATACTGGTAGCCGTTTGCAAAGTAATTTCCATGAGCAGGTGAAAGGTTGTAGGAAGCAGGACCAAGAACTGACTGAATGTGGTTGTCAGTTGGTCCAGTGTAAGCATATGGTCTATCATACACGTACTGAGGGTACCTATCAGTCATCCTGGGATAGAAATTCCTCTCCGCAGCAACATTAGCTGTTCGTGGCACAGACCCTGTACCATTTGCTCGGGGCCTTTTCGGTTGAGGTTTTGCAACTTCTGTCGCCCTTTTCTTGTCTGCTTTGGCCTTCTCTAGTTGGAGAACCTGCTTCTGGAGAGGGTCTATTGGATACTGCTTTTCAAGCCTGTGATCCTCAATGCACTTGATGACAGCCTTGAGTGCAGCAAGTTCCCTTTCGTTGACCTCAGTCTGAAAGAAAAAATGTTTCCAGTATCATCACAATTACATTATTATCTGCTAGACCCTATAGACAACTCCATTAAGTTAAACATACTAATGCTCCTCAAGGAAGGTGAAATGAGCAACTAAGATCATTGCAAAATGGATAACATGTACAGTACCAAATATTGAACAATATGGGAGAAGTATTTTAGCAATCTTTTAAGAactaaaacatattttagagaaaataaaatttagtcaTATAAGTGTGCTtgcatttgaaactgaaaacttATATTAAGCTTTTTCTCAGGTGACAAAGTGCTCAGGCTGTAGCATAAAAGCAAAAATCTTTTAGCCCTAATTAAAAGGTCTACACAAGCACAACTTTTCCATTTCCTTTCACTATTCTATGGTGACAAAGTTCTCTGTCTTGGTATAAGCTCAAAAAAAGCAATTTAAGTAGGACAACACAGGGCCCAAGTGAGAGCGGATGATGTAGGCCTGCTGCCAAAGCTTTGAAACAATAATCATAGGTATGTACAAAATATACCGAATACAAAATATACTAAGATAGCTGGTGTAACTTAAGAAGTTCAAATAGTGATAAATATTGGTGAGACAGAGCCTCCACCATTCAAGCGATATATAGACATGTCCTAGAAAATGTAAAATAGGATGTATCCTTAAAATCGGGAATCCTAATCACATAGATAAACTCAATTACTCAAACAAAAACAGGGTCTGAAAGAGAAATACAAGTAAATGGTAAAGAAGATTAGTCTCAGAACCTGTACAGTAGGCGAGGCGTTTGCAGATTTCGATGGTGAAGTTGTTTGTTTTGCTTCTGTCAAGTAGGATTCAAGTAATGAGACTGGAGAGTACTTCTCTGTAAGCTCAAAAGAAAAAGCTAGGTTAACTGCATCAATCTGTCTTCCATTACTGACCAAGACATCAATTACTCCTGAGAATTTTAGAAATGCAGACAATGCTTGTCAGTCTTGACAAGGGATACGATAAACATCAAAAGCATAAGAACTTTGAGGTTCATATATTTTACTATAACACGAAAAAAGCTAAAGCACAGAGGATCTACAAAAAAAACTTAACAGAACTGTCAAAGAATACTAGGGAAAGCACATAACAAAAATCTCTAGTTCTAAATGTTTTCTTGTGTTGACACTGTGTAATGTTCATACTGCGGTACTAAAGGGTCTATCTAGAGTAATCAGAAGATTATGGCATCATAGAGAAACAGGTGCAGTGAATTGCAAAGTTGAGGGGTGAGACATAAGAGCTTATGCAATCCTTTAAACGACATGGTTCAAAGGCTTTTTAAGATCACCCCTCTTTAGAAGAAAGAACTTCACAGTGCATTGACATTTTAATTTCTCCTGATAAATGATATAACAGACATTATTATGGAAGCTCAGAAGAGTGGAAAGTGTGCATTGAAAGAGCTACCCGGCATTCTCTCGGACAACCCAAGGGAGCGGCACAAGTCAGCAGTCTGCTGACGACGAGAAACCATTGGTATCATCTTAGATAAAACTTCCTGATCATAATCAGAGCTAATACCAAATGTAGCAATAAGCTGAAGGAATGCATGAGCCTCCAACGAGTTTCCGTTGCTGGCATCCAAGTCAAGGTCGACCAACTTCGGTTGCCATTCTTCAGCAATAGCCTTGGCTCTTTCTTTTACATCAGAGATTACATAAGAAAAGGAGCCCATGTCAAGAGTTGCCAATAGAAGGCGAAGGCACTCCATCAACATTATACAAGTTCGACGTAAACCTAGAAGATATGAATCCTTCTTCCCATCCAACTGGGCCCCTTGTATGCTGTAAAATCCCTGGAGTGAGTCCAGCACCAAATTAGCTGGGTCAGCAGAAGCGCTCAATGCAATCGGAATCTCCTCTTTAATGGCAGCCAGGTTCTTACGGTTTTCTGATATGAACTTGTGGAGTCCTTCAGAATCATTTGCTTGACACAAGCGCACAAGCTGTGGATATGATTGCCCCTCCACATTTACATTCTGTGTGAACTTTTTCATACTTTTTGAGTTATCTTGAGAAGCCATGATATCAGGTGGTTTCTCTTCTACCAACAGAATACCACATTGATTCTTAGTTGTCACAAAAGTAGGCTCTATGCATGGCTTTTTATGCTTTGCTGTAGTTTTAGAAGAGATAGCATACACCGCAGCATCTCTTTTTTCTTGAAGCCTGTTCAGTGAAGCTTGTTCCTTGGCTATGATATCTGCTTCACGCTTGACCAATGTTTCTCGTGCTCTCAGCGTTTTGTTTTTATACTCTTGTTCTTGGCCTTCCAGATCATTAAAACGCCTCTTTAAGGACTTCTCTAGCCCATGAAAGTGTTCTTCCAGTTGTTGCCATTTCATGTTAAGTGTAACCGCTCGGTGACTTTCAAGCTCTGCAAATGCTTTCTGAAGTTGTTGTATCTTAGTAGTAGTTGACTCGATTAGAGTAGCAACTGAACGTGTCTCTTCCATGACTGGATATCCTGAAGTAATCAATATAGTTAAATTACAAAAGCAGTGCAAGCAATATACTGTTGGAAATAAcctctttttatttttgtttttagttaATTATCAGAGTGGTCAAATATTCCACTTAAATATCTCAGCCTCTCAGGTATGTCACACAATTCACGAATTACTGTATATAGGAAAACAAAATTTCCTTGAAAAGCAGAAGAGAAAAAGATAAGTTTGGCTTGGCTTAAAAGAAGTACTTATTGCTTACAAGTGAGAAGTTACTTATAATTGAAAAGtaactttttaatatatgtgtttggataaattttttaGTAGTTACAACTTATtgggtataaaaattattattataataataaaatataataaattatcttttgaaGTGGTCGTAtacatttttgtaaaatcaaatttcaaaaataaaaataagtcgcTAAAGAAGCTAAGATTTTTAACTTATCAAATTCAGGCTTATAAGTCAGAAGTTTAATTGTAACTTCTTtatacaaacggtacgaataagctACTTCTGACTTGTAAGCCCGGAAGCTGGGAAAAGAAGCTTAGCCGAACAAGGTAGTTAACGGTTAAAATTATTGAATGTGGCTGTTGTGTGGGTTTAATATAGAAACTAAAAGGAAGAAACTGAAAACATTTCATCGCCTTCTTTCTCTTTCTACACATGTTCTCCCTCCTAAAAACCGATAATAACAACACACACCCCGATCTAATACAATAAATGACCCCAACACCAACTGTGAGAACTAAAATGACTACTTGAGTATATACTGTAGTATCAATACTACTACAAATTAGTAAAGTAGATCTATTACAATGTACCAAAAGGTTAATTCACGAGTGTCAAGATATAGCTCCTGACAACTAATTGGACCAAGATATTTATCTTCATAGGTATGAGTGTCCATCGTATGACATGGAAAAAAGCCTTAAAAGTGTCTCAAATCAAGATCAAACCTTAACCCCATCCTTGCAAGATAATAATCCATACAAACATTCCGCCCCTCCCCCCAAAAGAGAATCATGAATAAACTAGTATTCTCAAGGTGTGTGTGAAAACTGCAATTGAGCTTCTGAGTTTGTTCTGAATAAGTGTGATTCATATTTATTGAGCATACCAATCAGAAGTCACATCAAGATCAAGAACACAATCAAGTCAACAGAATTAGTTCGTTAAGAAGTTACTTAGTCAATAAGGGTAGTCTAGGGAAAGTTAGTTACATGTATGTATAGATCGTAGATACAATTTGTGTGCATTAGACTATATATACTCTTTGTATCCATTTTAGTAAGATTCTGGTAAGTTCAATAAGAAATGTATAGTTTTCTCTCTCTGTTCTTTACAATTATGCAATATCATAGTGCTTGGAGGTTGTTTGATTATTATTTCTTCATTTAGATATGAGAATATTGTTTTTGCATTATATTGGCTAGTGTAAATACAAAGAGGGTTCATAGTGATCTAAATTTACAAAAGGATATTACAATTTCATTAATTTGGCTACCAGATGGATTGGTGGTAATACTGTAACCACAATAAATGAATTGCACATAGAACTGCTTTAGTTACACTGTTAACTTAGTTTAATTATGTGATAAAAGACAACATTTTGAAAGGAAAAGGGCACCAAAGCCTTTCGGTTAAAACGACCACATTTTGTCAAGGGAGACACATGAGATCTTGACATCTTGTGCTTAATGGCATGACATGTTAGGCGAACAGGAGAGTGACACGTGGTATCAAGGAGAGAAAAATAGAGCATGAGGAAAGAAGAGTAGCCAGGCTACATGAGGTGTTCTTGTTCCTTATCCTCATCATCTCTGTATAAGCTCGGCACTAGGGTTCTGTGAATTTCATGAGTATTTCTTTCGGTTcaaaagttaaaattattatataatcagTTCTACTTTCATTCAATTGCCTTGTTGGTAACAAAGACCTGGGTATCAACTTGTGTATTGAAGGAAGATAAAGTAGATGACACTGTATTTTCTCCTTCTATTGTTTTTATTCAAAGCCATGTCATTCCAATGTCAATTTATTCTTCCATCTGGTGGAATGCttatttgttgttgttgtttttgCATACGTTGAGTCAGATTAGGCTTGTGTGACATACTTGAGATATATTGGAGAAAAATAGTGAACGCCATGGTAATTAGGCTACATTCATACAAAGTTGTGATATGGAAAACCAAAATGATTTAATGTTATTTCCACATTTGGGAGCCGGCCCTGTTAAATGAGCTTGCATCTAGGTAAGGAATAATCTTGTGCAAGTATATAAAATCCCAACTGAAACCTtgataatctgaacaaaatgtCCCTTAAAAAGTGAATTGCAGGGGTTAATTAAGCTTTTGGTGAGatagattaattaaaaataggGCTACATGCCATAAGATTAACGCCTAGATCAACAGACAAACATAAGGATTAATATGTATAAGTGATAATGGAAATAAGAGAAGCAAAGGTCAAACACAGTACAAGGTGCGGTGCGATATATAAATGCCTAATTTGAGATAATCACAACAAGTGATGGAAAACGAGAATCAATTACCGGATCGGAATCGGAAGAAGACAGTGTTGAGTGGCCGTCGGCGAAATCAGCCGGAGAGTCGAAGCATTAGATGGTTGTTGTGGgagtaataaattaataaaagagGAAAGTGTAGTACAGTAGTATGTATAACTACATGTATACACGGGGGGAATAGGGATTGcaacgggttggatcggttcggatatttgagatatccaaatccaaattatttttaaaatccaaatccaaatccaaatccaatcgggtttcacatatcaaatccaaatccaaatccacgggtttcggatcgggttcgggtttgttcgggtttatccaaaacctgaattccgaaattt
Protein-coding regions in this window:
- the LOC108204933 gene encoding FRIGIDA-like protein 3, giving the protein MEETRSVATLIESTTTKIQQLQKAFAELESHRAVTLNMKWQQLEEHFHGLEKSLKRRFNDLEGQEQEYKNKTLRARETLVKREADIIAKEQASLNRLQEKRDAAVYAISSKTTAKHKKPCIEPTFVTTKNQCGILLVEEKPPDIMASQDNSKSMKKFTQNVNVEGQSYPQLVRLCQANDSEGLHKFISENRKNLAAIKEEIPIALSASADPANLVLDSLQGFYSIQGAQLDGKKDSYLLGLRRTCIMLMECLRLLLATLDMGSFSYVISDVKERAKAIAEEWQPKLVDLDLDASNGNSLEAHAFLQLIATFGISSDYDQEVLSKMIPMVSRRQQTADLCRSLGLSERMPGVIDVLVSNGRQIDAVNLAFSFELTEKYSPVSLLESYLTEAKQTTSPSKSANASPTVQTEVNERELAALKAVIKCIEDHRLEKQYPIDPLQKQVLQLEKAKADKKRATEVAKPQPKRPRANGTGSVPRTANVAAERNFYPRMTDRYPQYVYDRPYAYTGPTDNHIQSVLGPASYNLSPAHGNYFANGYQYQAPYLH
- the LOC108219362 gene encoding TPR repeat-containing protein ZIP4; protein product: MRIAEISSPEIRSSPGDPQSHLLSQIESSIKLLESQSPPATLSSDDLRLSLTQLKSLSPFSNSLKLHVWKLSYRLWNACVDLSNASGVKLNDEHAKLRQVSADLLFLAADVTEIPSPAFKSASFFYKTGVIWHDLRKFDPASSCFEKATHLISSIDIASISDPEERKLLLNLNIARSRTAWEVADRNIAIALLNRSKTVLFGLAENYCALANQYLIFGKTILAKNEISSVADALKLMNEALDLCEKGLRIVKRSNESLGLKELKSKTLRFMAASHLQTDDFESVLKCVRVLRDGDGDSDNHPSLSVLAMKAWLGVGRFEEAEKELRGMVVNKGIPEAVWVSAVEFYFQAVGTAGAETAKGIFLGLLGRCHVSAGAATRVVHRVLGDGVGSEGSKVRAKVVAELVSDDRVVALFAGDAAKERTVMHSLLWNCAADHFRFKDYETSAEMFEKSLLYVPHNTENRILRAKGFRVLCLCHLGLSKLKQAEEYIDEAEKLEPNIACAFLKFKIYLQKIEHDKAVTQVQSMPACLDFSPDFLSLSAHEAVACHALPVAVASLSVLLKFYSSGKSMPTTEVVVLRTLVTIISQDPLHDSDVLKYMKQAHARLSELGADSFFGKGEVGTRERNWFAVQSWNIGLRTGKEKNYELSWNFFMLASEFYGTMIDGDMDGNNVMVCKSLILAVTAKIADEKQRNVTLLESEVKQAIELLDRTGKILLSCSAGPQPNIDQTTNIEPYFLFIHTLDACDLYSRLSDTGPQLLRLIKSFASSKSCNPKYLLQIGLISSDGPRSNLEVATYALNTCLSSLLDSQSPDYGSVAQIMRKLISLSGVYKADTDDDEVYGMYRQAYRIMVGLKEGEYPIEEGKWLAMTAWNRAALAVRMGPSSAAMKWMNMGWELAGKVQGMQTYQSCMEDFIASFKDKCKATNSN